The sequence GGTTGGAAGAGTCGACTCCATGTATCTCGTCCACGCCGGCCTGCGCGCACCGCGCGATGCCTCCGCTCCCGCGGACCTGCGCTCACTGATCCTTTCCCGCCTCGGCCCGGACGACGGGGCCGAGCACGTCAGTGTCCATCCGCTCGCCCGGCCGGATCCCGTGGTCGGCGTGTACCTGCGCGCGGGCAGCCTCGTAGAGGCGGAGGAACATGCGGCCGGCCTGATCCGCCTGCTGCTCTCACGCTGCCCTGAGCTCGCCGACTGGACTCCGTTGAAGGTGGAAGTGCCCTTCATCGCCCCGGCGTTCGAGACCCGCCCTCCCTCCTGCGAGGCCTCCAAGCCTCTGCTGGACTGATTCGTCCAAAGCCGCTTCGGGCCACCGAATGCCCTTCCACCCCCTCTGACCAGCGACGAAAGTAGTTCTCGCCAGCTGGGACCAGCTCCCGGCGGGCCAGGACCGGACAGCGCCACCGCGGGACGCAGGCCGGTTGAGGACACCAATCCGTCGCTCGAACCGTCAGAAGAGGACACCCCCATGCTCCGCACCCGTACTGCCCAGGCCGCCGCGGTCATGGCCCTTGCCGCCCTCACCGCCCTCGGTGTCGACGCCGCCGCCGGCCAGGCCGACGGTACGGGCCGGCTGGTCGCCGCCGCTCCCGCCGCCGCGCAGGCCGGAGCCTCCACGGACTCCATGGGCTGGTCGTAGGACCGCGGCTTCCGCCCCCGTCAGTGCGCCCTGCACGCACACGCCGAACCACCGAACCACCGAACCACCGAACCGAGGTATCTCCATGTCTGCAACCGTCCGTCCCCGCACGAAAATCGCCGCACTGGCCGGGCTGTCCCTGGCCGGACTCGTCCTCTCCCTGGCCTCCGCAGGTACGGCGAGCGCCGCCTCCGTCGCGACCTGGGACAAGGTCGCCCACTGCGAGTCGACGGACAACTGGAGCACCAACACGGGCAACGACTACTACGGCGGCCTCCAGATATCCAAGCCGACGTGGGACGCCTACGGCGGACAGAAGTACGCCGCCTACCCGCACCAGGCCACCAAGCAGCAGCAGGTCCTGATAGCCGAGAAAATCCTCGCGGGTCAGGGCGCCGGAGCCTGGGGCACCTGCGGTGCGGCCGCGGGCCTCGCCGCAGACCACGCCGACCCCTACCCGGACACCGATCCGGCGGCTCCTGCAGTCTTTTCGAAGGTCCACCTGTACGGGGTCGGTTCGGACAACCGGGTGTACGGCAACAACGCCGATTACTCGGCGGGTACGTGGGACGGGTACAACACGGTCGACGGTGCGCAGGGCTTCAAGCAGACGACCTCGATCCGGGTGGGTGACGAGGTGCACGTCTACGCGATCGGTGCCGACGACCGGATCTACGAGGACCGCGGCAACTTCAAGACCGGCACGTGGACCGGGTTCCAGCTCGTCGACGGCACGCAGGGCTTCCAGCAGATCTCGGTCGTGGCGACCGGCAACACGGTCCGTCTCTTCGCCCTCGGCGCCGACGGCCGCGTCTACGGGAAGAGCGCCGACTACGCCCAGGGGAGCTGGACCACCCTTCAGCTGGTGGACTCCACTGCCGGATTCAAGAAGATCACGGCCACCGCGACCGGGAACACCGTCCGGCTGTATGTGATCGGTTCGGACGACCGGGTCTACAACGCGAACGGCAACTACACCGCCGGGTCGTGGAGCTCC comes from Streptomyces virginiae and encodes:
- a CDS encoding transglycosylase family protein, which codes for MSATVRPRTKIAALAGLSLAGLVLSLASAGTASAASVATWDKVAHCESTDNWSTNTGNDYYGGLQISKPTWDAYGGQKYAAYPHQATKQQQVLIAEKILAGQGAGAWGTCGAAAGLAADHADPYPDTDPAAPAVFSKVHLYGVGSDNRVYGNNADYSAGTWDGYNTVDGAQGFKQTTSIRVGDEVHVYAIGADDRIYEDRGNFKTGTWTGFQLVDGTQGFQQISVVATGNTVRLFALGADGRVYGKSADYAQGSWTTLQLVDSTAGFKKITATATGNTVRLYVIGSDDRVYNANGNYTAGSWSSFSLIGTTSGFKQVAATTTSEGTVRLYAIGSDDRVYNNNGNYSAGSWSGFSVVSGTAGFKQLAVTPAGKTVHLYAIGSDDRVYNANGDYTAGSWSSFSLIGTAAGFKQISATPGA